In one window of Methanosarcina vacuolata Z-761 DNA:
- a CDS encoding TIGR00304 family membrane protein, with amino-acid sequence MRTSQDFLRVGTAVIFVGIIILLLGTVLTIIQHPANSQMGGLIMIGPIPIVFGSSPEITTNMLGIGLIISVIYLFLWKTKR; translated from the coding sequence ATGCGTACATCTCAGGATTTTCTAAGAGTAGGCACAGCAGTCATATTTGTTGGTATTATTATATTATTGCTAGGTACAGTTCTTACTATTATACAGCATCCTGCAAACAGCCAGATGGGTGGACTTATAATGATCGGCCCAATCCCGATAGTTTTTGGCTCTTCTCCTGAAATAACAACAAATATGCTGGGAATTGGATTAATAATCTCAGTAATCTATCTATTCCTATGGAAAACGAAACGTTGA
- a CDS encoding PAS domain S-box protein, translating to MKLKNEQSQAIDSNPVLSVAKDGVILYSNKAGEPLLRDWGVVVGEKLPLNLEIFVQRAISRRSIEKIEVAMGKKVYFIVFHPSPEQECVNIYGFDISDRKKVEGKLQGSKTQEKANLDLARIIDTKAVQSLMSDFYALAHVPMCLTDLEGNVLVSAGWQDICMKFHRVSPEACKHCTERDIHLTADVAPKGYKLYKCKNNMWDVVTPVMVEGQHVGNIFSGQFFFDDEPLNYKLFRSQARQCGFNEDEYIKALETVPRLSKKAVDASMAFFMTFANMISQLSYSNIKLSQSLAERDTVVNALQESEKRERARSEELAVLLDAVPVAVYIAHDPQALQITGNGLSYEWLRIPAGTNFSKSAPEGEKPEIFKLFKDGVEIPPSKMPSQLAATGIEINNCELDIVSADGQMRHVLGNARPLRDEQGKLRGSISAFIDITARKRAEEAIRLSNVYNRSLIEASLDPLVTIGRDGKITDVNNATEQVTGYSRNELIGTDFSDYFTEPEKARAGYQQVFMQGEARDYTLEIQHKDGHITPVLYNASVYKDENGKVMGVFAAARDITERRRAEEALLESESRLRLAQISAGAGIWDWNMSAGKIEWSEDLFRLFGLDPRKSDASFDLWRSVTYPDDRLVAERRIETAINNHTSLANEYRIVLPSGEVRWINALGNTTYDSNGKPQRMSGICIDITERKRVEEALRESEERFRALVTASSEMVYSVNPDWSEMRYFHGRGFLANTESPSNTWIHEYVPPEDQPHVMAVINEAIRTKSTYEMEHRVRLADGNLGWIFSRAVPILDANGEIVEWFGAANDITERKEAEVKLKKAHENLEKMVEERTAELEKAYNSLKESEKGLAEAQKMSHIGNWEWDMATDEAYWSEEMYCIFGRASQESAPPYNAFLNYIHPDDSDYVDGALAIKKAVKGQTNSIEYRIILANGEERIVHMQSEVIFDEKNNPIRAKGIIQDITERKEAEKALANVEITRKKEIHHRIKNNLQVISSLLDLQADKFDNPRVIEAFKESQNRVISMALIHEELYKGEGTDTLDFSTYIRELAENLFQTYSLKSKNIHLSMDLEENVFLNMDTGIPLGIVVNELVSNSLKHAFPGKDRGEIQIKLHREKNSKYKNEKEADRATSFILVVSDNGVGIPENLDIKNVDSLGIQLITTLADQLDGEFELKRNNGTEFTMRFTVIDKR from the coding sequence ATGAAATTGAAAAATGAGCAGTCTCAAGCAATAGACTCGAATCCTGTGCTCAGTGTGGCAAAGGACGGAGTTATTCTTTACTCCAATAAGGCGGGGGAGCCCTTATTGCGTGATTGGGGCGTGGTAGTCGGGGAAAAATTACCTCTAAACCTCGAAATTTTCGTTCAAAGGGCAATTTCTCGGAGAAGTATTGAAAAAATAGAAGTTGCTATGGGTAAAAAAGTCTATTTTATCGTTTTTCATCCCTCTCCTGAACAAGAATGTGTAAACATTTACGGATTTGATATAAGTGACCGTAAAAAGGTTGAGGGAAAACTTCAGGGAAGTAAAACTCAAGAAAAGGCGAACCTGGATCTTGCCAGGATTATTGATACTAAAGCGGTCCAGTCCCTTATGAGTGACTTTTATGCGCTTGCTCATGTTCCCATGTGCCTAACCGATTTGGAAGGAAACGTTCTGGTAAGTGCTGGATGGCAGGATATCTGCATGAAATTCCATAGAGTTAGTCCTGAAGCCTGCAAGCATTGTACAGAAAGGGACATACATCTAACTGCGGACGTTGCTCCGAAAGGATATAAGTTGTACAAATGTAAAAACAACATGTGGGACGTTGTAACTCCAGTTATGGTAGAAGGTCAGCACGTTGGCAATATCTTTTCAGGACAGTTCTTTTTTGATGACGAGCCCCTTAACTATAAGCTTTTTCGATCTCAAGCTCGGCAGTGCGGCTTTAATGAAGATGAATATATAAAGGCGCTTGAAACAGTTCCTCGGCTTAGTAAGAAAGCTGTGGATGCGAGCATGGCTTTCTTTATGACATTTGCTAATATGATATCGCAACTAAGTTACAGCAATATCAAGCTATCTCAGTCACTGGCTGAACGGGATACAGTTGTAAATGCACTGCAGGAGAGCGAGAAACGTGAGCGTGCTCGTTCAGAGGAACTGGCAGTATTATTGGATGCTGTGCCTGTTGCCGTGTACATAGCACATGACCCTCAGGCGCTTCAGATAACTGGTAATGGGCTTTCCTATGAATGGTTACGAATTCCTGCAGGCACAAACTTTTCTAAATCTGCTCCTGAGGGAGAGAAGCCAGAGATATTTAAATTATTCAAGGATGGGGTAGAGATCCCACCTTCAAAAATGCCATCACAGTTAGCAGCTACGGGCATAGAGATAAACAACTGCGAGTTAGACATCGTATCTGCTGACGGCCAGATGCGACATGTACTGGGCAATGCCAGACCCCTACGTGACGAGCAGGGAAAACTACGTGGGTCCATTTCTGCGTTTATAGACATCACAGCACGAAAAAGAGCAGAAGAAGCTATCAGGTTGTCAAACGTTTATAACAGGAGTCTGATTGAAGCAAGTCTGGACCCTCTGGTAACTATTGGGCGTGACGGTAAGATTACCGATGTAAACAATGCTACAGAACAGGTTACTGGATATTCCAGAAATGAGTTGATTGGAACTGATTTTTCAGATTATTTTACCGAACCTGAAAAAGCACGTGCAGGCTATCAGCAGGTATTCATGCAAGGTGAGGCTAGGGATTATACCCTGGAAATCCAACATAAGGACGGACATATAACTCCTGTTTTGTATAATGCTTCAGTTTATAAAGATGAGAATGGCAAGGTTATGGGTGTCTTTGCTGCTGCACGTGATATCACAGAGCGCAGGCGAGCAGAGGAAGCACTTCTGGAAAGCGAATCACGTTTGAGGCTGGCCCAGATCTCTGCAGGCGCAGGCATATGGGATTGGAATATGTCTGCCGGCAAGATTGAGTGGTCCGAAGACCTATTCCGCCTCTTTGGTTTAGATCCCAGGAAATCTGATGCTAGCTTTGACTTATGGAGAAGTGTGACCTATCCTGACGACAGGCTGGTTGCGGAAAGACGGATTGAAACAGCAATTAACAACCACACCTCCCTCGCAAACGAATACCGGATCGTGCTCCCATCGGGAGAAGTGCGGTGGATCAACGCCCTTGGCAATACGACCTATGACAGCAATGGAAAGCCTCAGCGCATGTCCGGTATTTGCATTGACATTACCGAGCGCAAACGGGTCGAAGAGGCGCTGCGGGAGAGTGAAGAACGCTTCCGTGCTCTGGTGACTGCCAGTTCAGAAATGGTATATAGCGTGAACCCTGATTGGAGCGAGATGCGATATTTCCATGGTCGAGGTTTTCTTGCCAATACGGAAAGCCCAAGCAACACATGGATTCATGAATATGTTCCTCCGGAAGATCAGCCGCATGTGATGGCAGTCATCAATGAAGCCATACGGACGAAGAGTACTTACGAAATGGAACACAGGGTCCGTCTAGCAGACGGAAACCTGGGATGGATTTTCTCGCGTGCGGTTCCGATACTGGATGCAAATGGCGAAATCGTTGAATGGTTTGGAGCAGCAAATGACATCACGGAGCGCAAAGAAGCAGAAGTTAAGTTAAAAAAAGCACATGAAAATTTAGAAAAAATGGTTGAAGAGCGTACCGCAGAACTTGAAAAAGCTTATAACTCGCTGAAAGAAAGTGAGAAAGGTCTTGCTGAAGCTCAAAAAATGTCTCATATTGGGAATTGGGAGTGGGATATGGCAACGGACGAAGCATACTGGTCTGAGGAAATGTATTGTATTTTTGGACGTGCTTCTCAAGAATCCGCACCACCTTATAACGCGTTTTTAAATTACATACATCCAGATGACAGTGACTATGTTGATGGTGCCCTTGCCATTAAGAAAGCTGTAAAAGGGCAAACTAACAGTATTGAATACAGGATTATCCTGGCTAATGGGGAAGAGCGTATAGTCCACATGCAATCTGAAGTTATTTTTGATGAAAAAAACAACCCTATTAGAGCTAAAGGAATTATTCAGGATATTACCGAACGTAAAGAAGCAGAAAAAGCCTTAGCAAATGTTGAAATTACCCGTAAAAAGGAGATTCACCATAGGATTAAGAATAATTTGCAGGTAATCTCTTCCCTTCTTGACCTTCAGGCTGATAAGTTTGATAACCCGAGAGTTATCGAGGCTTTCAAAGAAAGCCAGAACCGGGTTATATCTATGGCGCTCATCCACGAAGAACTTTATAAAGGAGAAGGAACCGATACATTAGATTTTTCGACGTACATAAGAGAGTTAGCTGAAAATCTTTTCCAGACTTACAGCCTTAAAAGCAAAAATATCCACCTTTCAATGGATCTGGAAGAAAATGTCTTCCTTAATATGGATACTGGTATTCCTTTAGGAATAGTTGTCAATGAACTCGTTTCCAACTCTCTCAAACATGCATTTCCCGGCAAAGACAGGGGAGAAATCCAAATTAAATTACATAGAGAAAAAAACAGTAAATATAAAAATGAAAAGGAAGCCGATAGGGCTACCAGTTTTATTCTAGTTGTTTCAGACAATGGTGTAGGCATTCCTGAAAATCTTGATATTAAAAATGTTGATAGCCTTGGCATACAACTGATAACTACTCTCGCAGATCAGTTAGATGGAGAGTTTGAATTAAAAAGGAACAATGGCACAGAGTTCACGATGAGATTTACAGTAATAGATAAAAGATAA
- a CDS encoding adenylosuccinate synthase has protein sequence MFTIITGSQFGDEGKGKIVDLISKNFDIVARFQGGNNAGHTVKVGDEVYKLHLIPSGILLDSRVLIGPGVVLNPEVLAEEIEMFEKHGIKVDAEKLGVDAKTSIIMPYHIEMDGLREASRKTKIGTTKRGIGYAYIDKVARDEFRMAELVDRKRFFARLEELAPQKEKEIAALGGDPKIVRDPVLIERYLELGTQFATYVTDVSREINKALDEGKHVMAEAAQGTHLDVIHGTQKFVTSSSTIAGSACANLGVGPTRVNNVIAIVKAYITRVGEGPLPTELTGELGERLQKAGGEFGTTTGRGRRCGWFDLPLLKKAIALNGYTEISLTKLDVLSGLNPIRICTGYTFKGENLDYPPELTEDLAECMPIYEDLPGWETDLTEVKAFEELPENARNYVNRLEELMKVPINYISVGPGREQTFKKE, from the coding sequence ATGTTTACGATAATCACAGGCTCGCAGTTCGGTGACGAGGGAAAAGGCAAAATTGTCGATCTTATTTCAAAGAATTTTGATATTGTTGCCCGCTTCCAGGGAGGGAACAACGCAGGCCATACAGTCAAGGTAGGAGATGAGGTTTACAAATTGCACCTGATTCCTTCAGGTATTCTGCTTGATTCCAGAGTTCTGATTGGGCCTGGGGTTGTCCTGAATCCTGAGGTTCTTGCCGAAGAAATCGAGATGTTTGAGAAACACGGCATAAAAGTAGATGCCGAAAAACTTGGGGTCGATGCAAAGACAAGCATAATCATGCCTTACCATATCGAAATGGATGGGCTAAGGGAAGCGTCAAGGAAAACGAAAATTGGAACCACAAAACGTGGAATAGGCTATGCTTATATCGATAAAGTGGCAAGAGACGAATTCCGTATGGCTGAGCTTGTGGACCGTAAGCGTTTTTTTGCAAGACTTGAGGAACTTGCTCCCCAGAAAGAAAAGGAAATAGCAGCACTTGGAGGAGATCCTAAAATCGTTAGAGACCCTGTGCTAATTGAAAGATATCTCGAGCTGGGAACGCAGTTTGCCACTTATGTAACAGATGTTTCCAGAGAAATCAACAAGGCTCTTGATGAAGGAAAACATGTAATGGCTGAGGCTGCTCAGGGTACACATCTCGATGTTATACATGGGACCCAGAAATTCGTAACTTCTTCTTCTACAATTGCAGGTTCTGCCTGTGCCAACCTCGGAGTTGGCCCTACAAGAGTAAATAACGTAATTGCTATAGTAAAAGCTTATATCACAAGAGTCGGTGAAGGCCCGCTTCCAACGGAACTGACAGGAGAACTCGGAGAAAGACTACAGAAAGCCGGAGGAGAATTCGGGACAACTACCGGTAGAGGCAGAAGATGTGGATGGTTCGATTTGCCTCTGCTGAAGAAAGCCATTGCTCTTAATGGATATACCGAGATTTCCCTGACCAAACTGGATGTACTCTCAGGCCTTAACCCAATCAGGATCTGCACCGGCTACACCTTCAAGGGAGAAAACCTTGACTATCCTCCTGAACTTACAGAAGATCTTGCTGAGTGTATGCCTATTTACGAAGACCTTCCTGGCTGGGAAACTGACCTCACCGAAGTAAAAGCCTTCGAGGAACTTCCGGAAAATGCCAGAAATTACGTCAATAGACTGGAAGAACTGATGAAAGTACCGATTAATTACATTTCAGTAGGTCCGGGCAGGGAACAGACCTTTAAAAAAGAGTAA
- a CDS encoding TIGR00304 family membrane protein, translating to MENETLTDGSMLFSIGIITILIGFLLIMIGVALSMYQESRSTQSYSNRTDTSGIDSRFESTSNSDSPLHEKPSERKVESEIKTGGVIMIGPIPIIFGSDKESAKTAAILAIILMLLSLLILRSSFI from the coding sequence ATGGAAAACGAAACGTTGACTGATGGAAGCATGCTTTTTTCTATTGGAATTATCACAATACTCATCGGATTTCTGCTAATTATGATCGGCGTAGCTTTAAGCATGTACCAGGAATCCAGATCGACGCAAAGCTACTCAAACAGAACAGACACATCCGGAATAGATTCACGCTTTGAGAGCACTTCAAACTCTGATAGCCCTCTCCATGAAAAGCCCTCCGAAAGAAAAGTCGAATCCGAAATCAAAACCGGAGGAGTAATCATGATCGGCCCGATCCCAATCATCTTCGGAAGCGACAAAGAAAGTGCAAAAACCGCCGCAATCCTTGCAATAATACTCATGCTTCTCAGCCTTCTGATCCTCAGATCCTCCTTTATTTAA